In one Mycobacterium heckeshornense genomic region, the following are encoded:
- the rplF gene encoding 50S ribosomal protein L6: MSRIGKQPIPVPAGVDVTIDGQNVSVKGPKGTLSLTVAEPITVSRNEDGAIVVSRPNDERRSRSLHGLSRTLVSNLVTGVTQGYTTKMEIFGVGYRVQLRGNNLEFALGYSHPVVVEAPEGITFAVESPTKFSISGIDKQKVGQISANIRRLRRPDPYKGKGVRYEGEQVRRKVGKTGK; encoded by the coding sequence ATGTCGCGTATTGGTAAGCAACCGATTCCGGTGCCCGCGGGCGTGGACGTGACAATCGACGGCCAAAACGTGTCGGTGAAAGGCCCGAAGGGCACACTGTCGTTAACCGTCGCGGAACCGATCACGGTGTCGCGCAACGAAGACGGCGCGATCGTGGTCAGCCGCCCCAACGACGAGCGACGCAGCCGCTCACTGCACGGGCTGTCGCGCACCCTGGTATCCAATTTGGTCACTGGTGTGACGCAGGGCTACACGACGAAAATGGAGATCTTCGGAGTGGGTTACCGCGTCCAACTGCGCGGCAACAACCTGGAATTCGCGCTGGGCTATAGCCACCCCGTGGTAGTCGAGGCGCCCGAAGGCATCACATTCGCCGTCGAATCGCCCACCAAATTCTCGATCTCCGGGATCGACAAGCAGAAGGTCGGCCAAATCTCTGCGAACATCCGCCGGTTGCGTCGCCCCGACCCGTACAAGGGCAAGGGTGTGCGCTACGAGGGCGAGCAGGTGCGCCGCAAGGTCGGAAAGACAGGGAAGTAG
- a CDS encoding class I SAM-dependent methyltransferase: MTRTDNDTWDLASSVGATATMVATGRAMATKADRPLINDPFAEPLVRAVGIDLFTRLASGELTPADLEDGAGANRMADNMAVRTKFFDEFFLDATNAGITQAVILAAGLDSRAYRLPWPAGTTVYEIDQPQVIEFKSRTLAELGVKPTAFRRAVAIDLRDDWPTALRAAGFDPDKPTAWSAEGLLGYLPPEAQDRLLDTITTLSAPGSRIATESGPNRDPAAVERMKERMRTISQRWREHGLDLDMTELIYFGDRNEAAQYLADHGWQLTGTSIRDLFAANGLPPVDDNDIPFADRHYVSGTLG, encoded by the coding sequence ATGACGCGCACCGACAATGACACCTGGGACCTGGCCTCGAGCGTGGGCGCAACCGCGACGATGGTCGCGACTGGCCGCGCGATGGCGACAAAGGCGGACCGTCCGCTGATCAACGATCCGTTCGCCGAGCCGCTGGTCCGCGCTGTGGGCATCGATCTGTTCACCCGGCTGGCCAGCGGCGAGTTGACCCCCGCCGATCTCGAGGACGGCGCGGGCGCCAACCGCATGGCCGACAACATGGCGGTCCGCACCAAGTTCTTCGACGAGTTCTTCCTCGACGCGACCAACGCCGGCATCACGCAGGCGGTGATCCTGGCTGCCGGATTGGACTCGCGGGCCTACCGACTGCCCTGGCCGGCCGGCACCACGGTGTACGAGATCGACCAGCCACAGGTCATCGAGTTCAAATCCCGGACCCTTGCCGAGCTGGGCGTCAAACCCACGGCGTTTCGGCGCGCGGTCGCGATCGATTTGCGCGACGACTGGCCGACGGCGCTGCGCGCGGCGGGCTTCGACCCGGACAAGCCGACGGCCTGGAGCGCCGAGGGGTTGCTGGGCTACTTGCCGCCCGAAGCCCAGGACCGTCTGTTGGACACGATCACCACGCTCAGCGCGCCCGGCAGCCGGATTGCCACCGAAAGCGGGCCTAACCGGGATCCGGCTGCCGTGGAGCGGATGAAGGAGCGGATGCGAACCATTTCCCAGCGCTGGCGTGAACACGGCCTGGACCTCGATATGACCGAGCTGATCTACTTCGGCGACCGCAACGAGGCCGCCCAGTACCTGGCCGACCACGGCTGGCAGCTAACCGGGACCAGCATCCGGGATCTGTTCGCCGCCAACGGGCTTCCGCCCGTCGACGACAACGACATACCGTTTGCCGACCGGCACTACGTCAGCGGCACGCTCGGGTAG
- the rpsE gene encoding 30S ribosomal protein S5, translating to MTEQPTSGGGAPDTGGATRGEGRAEGRESRRSRESGRARERDGDKTNYLERVVAINRVSKVVKGGRRFSFTALVIVGDGNGMVGVGYGKAKEVPAAIAKGVEEARKNFFRVPLIAGTITHPVQGEAAAGVVLLRPASPGTGVIAGGAARAVLECAGVRDILAKSLGSDNAINVVHATVAALKMLQRPEEVAARRGLPIEDVAPSRMLKARRESEALAASAPREGTA from the coding sequence ATGACGGAGCAGCCGACTTCGGGGGGTGGCGCTCCGGACACCGGCGGCGCGACCCGTGGCGAAGGACGAGCCGAAGGGCGCGAGAGCCGCAGGAGCCGCGAGAGCGGCCGGGCGCGCGAGCGGGACGGCGACAAAACCAACTACCTGGAACGAGTCGTCGCCATCAACCGCGTCTCCAAGGTGGTCAAGGGGGGTCGGCGGTTCAGCTTCACCGCACTGGTCATCGTCGGCGACGGCAACGGGATGGTCGGGGTCGGTTACGGCAAGGCCAAAGAAGTCCCCGCCGCGATCGCCAAAGGGGTCGAAGAGGCGCGCAAAAACTTCTTCCGGGTGCCGCTCATCGCCGGCACCATCACCCATCCCGTGCAGGGTGAGGCCGCCGCCGGGGTAGTGCTGCTGCGCCCCGCCAGCCCCGGTACCGGTGTGATCGCCGGGGGCGCCGCCCGGGCGGTACTGGAATGTGCTGGTGTACGGGACATTTTGGCCAAGTCACTGGGCAGCGATAATGCAATCAATGTGGTGCACGCCACGGTGGCCGCACTGAAGATGCTGCAGCGGCCCGAGGAGGTCGCCGCTCGCCGCGGGCTGCCGATCGAAGACGTCGCACCGTCCCGCATGCTCAAGGCGCGCCGCGAAAGCGAAGCATTGGCAGCGAGCGCGCCACGTGAGGGAACGGCATAG
- the rplO gene encoding 50S ribosomal protein L15, which produces MTIKLHDLRPAPGAKTKRTRVGRGDGSKGKTAGRGTKGTKARKKVAVTFEGGQMPIHMRLPKLRGFRNRFRTEYEIVNVGDINRLFPEGGAIGVDDLVAKGAVRKNSLVKVLGDGKLTVKVDVTAHKFSGSAREKITAAGGSVTEL; this is translated from the coding sequence ATGACGATCAAACTTCACGACCTGCGGCCTGCTCCGGGGGCGAAAACCAAACGAACCCGCGTCGGTCGCGGCGACGGCTCCAAGGGCAAGACCGCCGGGCGCGGCACCAAGGGCACCAAGGCCCGTAAGAAGGTGGCCGTCACCTTCGAGGGCGGCCAGATGCCCATCCACATGCGGCTACCGAAGTTGAGGGGCTTCCGTAACCGCTTTCGCACCGAATACGAGATCGTCAACGTCGGTGACATCAACCGGCTCTTCCCAGAGGGCGGCGCCATCGGGGTCGACGACCTCGTGGCAAAAGGAGCCGTTCGCAAGAACTCGCTGGTGAAAGTGCTCGGTGACGGCAAGCTGACCGTGAAGGTCGACGTGACCGCACACAAATTCAGCGGCAGCGCCCGTGAGAAGATCACGGCCGCGGGTGGTTCGGTTACCGAACTCTAG
- a CDS encoding SAM-dependent methyltransferase, with translation MARTDDDTWDLASSVGATATMIAAGRALATNSGLIDDPFAAPLVRAVGLEFFVKMIDGVLDLSEIEDASPARMQAMIDGIAVRTRYFDGHVIEAMNAGVRQAVILAAGLDARAYRLAWPVDTVVYEVDQPQVIDFKTATLAGLGAKPTATRRTVGIDLRSDWPAALRAAGLDPTVPTVWLAEGLLIYLPAQAQDRLFDNITALSVPGSTIATEYVPGIKDFDPDRARELSRPLRDHGVDIDMPSLVYAGERSHVVDYLEGKGWDMSSVSRTQLFVRDGFDVPAAEDDDPLGEIIFVSGRLRA, from the coding sequence GTGGCACGAACAGATGACGATACGTGGGATCTGGCTTCCAGCGTCGGCGCAACCGCGACGATGATCGCGGCGGGACGCGCGCTGGCCACCAACAGCGGTCTCATCGATGATCCGTTCGCCGCGCCACTCGTGCGCGCGGTGGGCTTGGAGTTCTTCGTCAAGATGATCGACGGCGTGCTCGACTTGTCGGAGATCGAGGACGCCTCGCCCGCGCGGATGCAGGCCATGATCGACGGGATCGCAGTGCGCACGAGGTATTTCGACGGCCATGTCATCGAAGCCATGAACGCCGGCGTGCGTCAGGCGGTGATTCTGGCCGCGGGGCTCGATGCACGCGCCTACCGGCTGGCCTGGCCCGTGGACACAGTGGTCTACGAGGTCGACCAGCCGCAAGTGATCGACTTCAAGACGGCCACGCTGGCCGGTCTCGGTGCCAAGCCGACAGCGACGCGGCGCACCGTCGGTATCGACTTACGGTCAGATTGGCCTGCTGCGTTGCGGGCGGCCGGCCTGGATCCCACGGTGCCCACCGTTTGGCTCGCCGAGGGTCTGCTGATCTATTTGCCTGCTCAGGCCCAGGACCGACTGTTCGACAACATCACCGCACTCAGTGTGCCGGGGAGCACTATCGCCACCGAATATGTCCCTGGCATCAAGGATTTCGACCCCGACCGGGCCCGCGAGCTGTCCCGCCCGCTTCGTGACCACGGCGTCGACATCGACATGCCGTCGCTGGTGTACGCCGGCGAACGCAGTCACGTCGTCGACTACCTCGAGGGCAAGGGATGGGACATGAGCAGCGTGTCCCGCACGCAACTGTTTGTGCGCGACGGATTCGATGTCCCCGCGGCCGAAGACGACGATCCGCTCGGCGAAATCATTTTCGTAAGCGGCAGACTGCGGGCCTAG
- the sppA gene encoding signal peptide peptidase SppA, with protein MLSFLPGVPGIDDVRALARRVDTVRHHGVPNGCVLEFDLQSVPPETGGFDPLTVITGSGRPLTLREAVDAIHRAAEDRRIAGLIARVQLPPAPAGPVQELREAIAAFTAVKPSVAWAETYPGTLSYYLASAFSEVWMQSSGTVGLVGFATNALFLRDALEKAGIEAQVVARGEYKAAANRFTQDGYTAAHREADARLIESLYGQVRQAVAASRKLEPEAVDALADRAPLLRDDAVAAGLVDRIGFRDEAYARIAQLVGAEGISPETGDADTDEKAPPRLYLARYARASGPRLTPPAPPIPGRKPKPIVAVVTVSGHILSGRGGPGLLPWGPSTAGADAIAAALREAAAADSVSAIVLRVDSPGGTVHAAETIWRAVGKARERGKPVVASMGAVAASGGYYISTAADAIVANPGTITGSIGVMAGKLVARDLKNRLGLRTDAVRTNANADAESIDTPFTPEQRAKVEAEADLCYTDFVQRVAEGRKMSTAAVDAVAQGRIWTGEDALERGLVDELGGLRTALRRAKILSGLDEDADVRVVSYPGSALWEFLRPRPSSQPAAVSLADTVATLLSRSVARVIEQSERALSGANALWLGETRF; from the coding sequence ATGTTAAGTTTTCTGCCTGGCGTTCCCGGCATCGATGACGTGCGGGCTTTGGCTCGCCGCGTCGATACCGTCCGCCACCACGGGGTGCCGAATGGCTGCGTGCTGGAATTCGACCTGCAATCTGTGCCGCCCGAAACCGGGGGCTTCGACCCGCTGACGGTTATTACCGGAAGTGGCCGGCCGCTGACCCTTCGCGAAGCCGTGGACGCGATCCACCGTGCCGCCGAGGACCGGCGAATAGCAGGATTGATTGCGCGCGTTCAGCTTCCACCCGCCCCAGCCGGCCCGGTTCAAGAGTTGCGGGAGGCCATCGCGGCCTTCACCGCGGTAAAGCCATCGGTGGCGTGGGCTGAGACCTATCCCGGAACGTTGTCCTACTATCTGGCATCGGCGTTCAGCGAAGTCTGGATGCAATCGTCGGGGACAGTCGGGCTAGTCGGCTTCGCCACCAATGCCCTCTTTCTGCGGGACGCCCTGGAGAAGGCCGGTATCGAGGCGCAGGTCGTCGCCAGGGGCGAATACAAGGCTGCGGCGAACCGTTTTACCCAAGACGGTTACACCGCTGCTCATCGTGAAGCCGACGCCCGGCTGATCGAGAGCTTGTATGGTCAGGTGCGACAGGCGGTCGCCGCGTCGCGCAAGCTCGAGCCCGAAGCCGTCGACGCATTAGCCGACCGGGCGCCGCTGTTGCGTGACGACGCGGTAGCCGCGGGTCTGGTCGACCGTATCGGCTTCCGCGACGAGGCGTATGCCCGTATCGCTCAACTCGTTGGTGCAGAGGGGATTTCACCGGAAACCGGAGATGCCGACACGGACGAAAAAGCACCGCCGCGGCTGTATCTGGCGCGCTATGCCCGTGCGAGCGGGCCGCGGCTGACCCCTCCGGCGCCACCGATTCCCGGCCGCAAACCCAAGCCCATCGTTGCCGTCGTCACCGTGTCCGGTCACATCCTCAGCGGGCGCGGCGGCCCTGGGCTGTTGCCCTGGGGTCCCTCCACCGCCGGCGCCGACGCCATCGCCGCCGCGCTTCGGGAGGCGGCGGCGGCTGATTCGGTATCGGCGATAGTGCTGCGAGTCGACAGCCCCGGCGGCACGGTCCATGCGGCGGAAACCATCTGGCGCGCGGTGGGCAAGGCCCGGGAGCGGGGCAAGCCCGTCGTGGCATCCATGGGCGCGGTCGCGGCCTCCGGCGGGTACTACATTTCGACCGCCGCCGACGCGATCGTGGCCAACCCGGGCACCATCACCGGTTCGATCGGCGTGATGGCCGGAAAGCTGGTGGCCCGCGACCTGAAGAACAGGCTGGGCCTTAGAACCGACGCCGTACGCACCAACGCCAATGCCGACGCCGAGTCGATCGACACACCGTTTACTCCCGAACAACGCGCCAAGGTCGAGGCCGAAGCCGACCTGTGCTACACCGACTTCGTGCAGCGTGTGGCCGAGGGCCGCAAGATGAGCACAGCGGCGGTGGATGCCGTTGCGCAGGGCCGGATCTGGACTGGCGAAGACGCGCTTGAGCGGGGCTTGGTCGACGAACTCGGCGGGCTACGAACGGCGTTGCGGCGCGCCAAGATCCTGTCCGGCCTCGATGAGGACGCCGACGTGCGTGTCGTCAGCTACCCGGGCTCGGCGCTGTGGGAATTTCTGCGGCCGCGTCCGTCGTCGCAGCCGGCAGCGGTGTCGCTGGCGGACACGGTCGCCACACTGCTGAGCCGGTCGGTGGCCCGGGTCATCGAGCAAAGTGAGCGCGCGCTGAGCGGTGCCAACGCGCTGTGGCTGGGAGAAACACGGTTCTAG
- the rpmD gene encoding 50S ribosomal protein L30 produces the protein MAQLKITQVRSAIGARWKQRESLRTLGLRRIRHSVIRDDNPQTRGLIAVVRHLVEVQPVEVTGGGKKK, from the coding sequence ATGGCTCAGCTAAAGATCACACAGGTACGCAGCGCTATCGGCGCCCGCTGGAAGCAGCGGGAAAGCTTGCGCACCTTGGGCTTACGGCGGATCCGCCATTCGGTGATCCGCGACGATAACCCGCAGACCCGGGGGCTGATCGCGGTGGTGCGTCACCTCGTCGAGGTACAGCCCGTCGAGGTGACAGGCGGAGGTAAGAAGAAATGA
- the rplR gene encoding 50S ribosomal protein L18 yields MGQSVAAARRAARLRRHARLRKKISGTPERPRLVVHRSARHIHVQLVNDLNGTTLAAASSIEPDVRGVQGDKKARSVRVGQLIAERAKAAGIETVVFDRGGYKYGGRIAALADAARESGLKF; encoded by the coding sequence GTGGGGCAGAGCGTCGCTGCAGCCCGGCGAGCCGCACGGCTACGCCGGCACGCGCGGCTGCGCAAAAAGATTTCGGGCACCCCGGAACGTCCGCGGCTGGTGGTTCACCGGTCCGCGCGGCACATCCACGTGCAGCTAGTCAACGACCTGAACGGCACCACCCTGGCGGCCGCCTCCTCGATCGAGCCCGACGTGCGCGGCGTGCAGGGTGACAAGAAGGCCCGCAGCGTGCGGGTCGGACAGCTGATTGCCGAGCGGGCCAAGGCCGCTGGGATCGAAACCGTGGTATTCGACCGCGGCGGGTACAAATACGGTGGTCGGATTGCGGCGCTGGCCGACGCGGCGCGGGAAAGCGGGTTGAAGTTCTAA